In Helianthus annuus cultivar XRQ/B chromosome 3, HanXRQr2.0-SUNRISE, whole genome shotgun sequence, a single window of DNA contains:
- the LOC118490129 gene encoding uncharacterized protein LOC118490129 gives MNMPLLLLVALIGATVGGQSMQRQGKYKEAIKYHSMVLSISEREGEDSKTPNPTPPVQPQPIPTQPVQQSEPDDDVEVVPETQPPKEKGKRKKGSKWWVINRPRNGK, from the exons ATGAACATGCCCCTGTTACTACTTGTTGCTCTCATTGGGGCCACAGTTGGAG GACAATCAATGCAGAGGCAGGGCAAGTATAAAGAAGCCATTAAATACCATTCAATGGTGCTATCAATCTCAGAAAGAGAAGGAGAAGACTCGAAAACACCGAACCCGACACCACCCGTTCAACCCCAACCGATCCCGACGCAACCCGTTCAACAATCCGAACCCGACGACGATGTGGAGGTTGTTCCCGAAACCCAACCGCCTAAAGAAAAAGGCAAACGAAAAAAGGGAAGCAAGTGGTGGGTGATCAACCGCCCAAGGAATGGGAAATAA